Proteins from a single region of Butyrivibrio fibrisolvens:
- a CDS encoding glycosyl hydrolase — protein sequence MSSSNTTVQTINVKSSDTAFFHNNVDFCVGTGRFGLALTKEYLDELRFVQEEIGFKHIRGHGIFTDDTAIYHEYEEDGITKVEYNYTYLDRIMDEYLKLNIRPFIELGFMPKDLASGTQTIFYWKGNTTPPKSYERWCDLVVALLTHLMERYGEKDVLTWPIEVWNEPNLPGFWEHADMKEYCKLFKETFTAIKELNPAFKVGGPAICGVKDAEWIKGFLDFCKENELKPDFITRHHYTIEFPEADGHYDYSVLMDEEAGFANLQSTRDIIDSFDEYKGLPIHITEFSSSYTPKGVIHDTNLNAALMARQLSRLGDMNESYSYWTFGDVFEETGVPFSLFHGGFGLVAAGSIPKPTFWTFKFYTDLKKLGEGCVFKNDNAVIEKTAKGYAGVLFNESSDESLDIKLSLEDIAKGEDADNEYTLILKTVSPKTTNPLKLWHDLGEPATPNSEQTKLIKSAAFPQVTSDRLTASEGSISFDQTLDPETVVYFELSKSKVKSDRGYSYERTINTR from the coding sequence ATGTCAAGCAGCAACACTACTGTTCAAACAATTAACGTAAAAAGTTCTGATACAGCTTTTTTCCATAACAATGTCGACTTCTGCGTAGGCACAGGTCGTTTTGGTCTGGCTCTTACCAAGGAGTACCTGGACGAGCTTCGCTTTGTTCAGGAAGAGATTGGATTTAAGCACATCCGTGGTCATGGTATCTTTACAGATGATACAGCTATATACCATGAGTATGAAGAAGATGGAATTACTAAAGTAGAATACAACTATACTTATCTTGACCGTATCATGGATGAGTATTTAAAGCTTAATATACGTCCATTTATAGAGCTTGGGTTTATGCCAAAAGATCTTGCGAGCGGCACTCAGACTATCTTCTACTGGAAGGGGAATACTACTCCTCCAAAGTCCTATGAGAGATGGTGCGATCTTGTTGTAGCACTTCTGACTCATCTTATGGAGCGCTATGGAGAAAAAGATGTTCTTACATGGCCTATTGAAGTCTGGAATGAGCCGAACCTTCCTGGATTCTGGGAGCATGCTGATATGAAGGAATATTGCAAGCTCTTTAAAGAGACCTTTACTGCTATTAAGGAGCTCAATCCTGCATTTAAGGTTGGCGGCCCTGCTATCTGCGGCGTCAAGGATGCTGAGTGGATCAAAGGATTCCTCGATTTTTGTAAGGAAAATGAACTTAAGCCTGACTTCATCACAAGACATCACTATACTATAGAGTTCCCTGAAGCTGATGGTCACTATGATTATTCAGTTCTCATGGACGAGGAAGCAGGATTTGCTAATCTTCAGTCTACACGCGATATCATAGACTCTTTTGACGAATATAAGGGACTTCCTATTCACATCACAGAATTCAGTTCCTCTTATACTCCAAAGGGTGTAATCCATGACACTAACTTAAACGCAGCGCTTATGGCGCGTCAGCTTTCACGTCTTGGAGATATGAACGAGTCTTATTCTTACTGGACTTTTGGTGACGTATTCGAAGAGACCGGCGTTCCATTTTCTCTTTTCCATGGAGGATTTGGACTTGTCGCAGCAGGAAGCATTCCAAAGCCTACATTCTGGACATTCAAGTTCTATACAGATCTTAAGAAGTTAGGAGAGGGCTGCGTATTTAAGAATGATAATGCTGTTATAGAAAAGACTGCAAAGGGATATGCCGGAGTCTTATTTAACGAAAGCTCCGATGAAAGCCTTGATATAAAGCTTAGCCTTGAAGATATTGCTAAGGGCGAGGATGCTGATAATGAATACACTCTGATTCTAAAGACAGTAAGCCCCAAGACTACTAACCCGCTTAAGCTCTGGCATGATCTAGGCGAGCCTGCAACACCGAATAGCGAGCAGACCAAGCTGATAAAATCTGCTGCTTTCCCGCAGGTAACATCAGACAGACTCACAGCAAGCGAAGGCAGTATCTCTTTTGACCAGACTTTAGATCCAGAAACAGTTGTTTATTTCGAGCTTTCTAAGTCTAAAGTTAAGTCCGACAGAGGTTATAGCTACGAAAGAACAATAAATACAAGATAA
- a CDS encoding patatin family protein translates to MEQKIKTGLILEGGAMRGMFTAGVIDTMMKEGIDFDGTIGVSAGSAFGCNIKSKQPGRVIRYSTKYCTDWRFSSWKSLFKTGDLYGAEFCYKTIPYELDPMDFETFDKNPMEFYAVCTNVETGKPYYHRFSNGKGKDMYYFTASASMPLVSQIVEVDGHKLLDGGVADSIPIKFWEHKGYNKNVVVLTQPLEYEKKQNKMLPLIKLMYKDYPDFIKSVQSRHIRYNKTLEYIRKKELAGELFVIRPPKALNIGSMEHNPDELRRVYEIGIQTMESKLDELSKYLKLR, encoded by the coding sequence ATGGAACAGAAGATCAAGACAGGACTTATCCTTGAAGGCGGCGCCATGCGCGGCATGTTCACCGCAGGCGTTATAGATACAATGATGAAAGAAGGCATAGATTTTGACGGAACCATAGGCGTATCCGCAGGATCAGCTTTTGGCTGCAACATTAAATCCAAACAGCCCGGAAGAGTTATAAGATACTCCACCAAGTACTGCACAGACTGGAGATTTTCAAGCTGGAAGTCTTTGTTTAAGACAGGCGATCTCTACGGCGCAGAGTTTTGCTATAAAACCATACCTTATGAACTTGATCCCATGGATTTTGAAACCTTCGACAAGAACCCAATGGAATTCTATGCTGTATGCACCAACGTAGAAACAGGTAAACCCTACTATCATAGATTTTCTAATGGAAAGGGCAAGGATATGTATTATTTTACTGCATCAGCTTCCATGCCTCTTGTATCGCAGATAGTAGAAGTAGACGGCCACAAACTCCTCGACGGCGGAGTAGCTGACTCTATCCCAATCAAATTCTGGGAACACAAAGGATATAACAAGAACGTAGTAGTCTTAACCCAGCCCCTCGAATATGAAAAGAAGCAAAACAAAATGCTCCCTCTTATAAAACTCATGTACAAAGACTACCCTGACTTTATTAAGTCCGTACAGTCAAGACACATCCGATATAACAAGACGCTCGAATATATAAGGAAAAAAGAACTCGCCGGCGAACTCTTCGTAATACGTCCTCCAAAAGCCCTAAATATAGGCAGCATGGAGCATAACCCAGACGAACTTCGCCGTGTATATGAAATCGGTATACAAACTATGGAGTCTAAGCTTGATGAACTTAGTAAATATTTAAAATTAAGATGA
- a CDS encoding sensor histidine kinase produces MNTKKWTMRHVIMAISTSCTIVALVLLTVFFYMTSHRQISDESIKDSTRTLERMETELESRIRTLSVQMQTIYSETELMSELQRKTEGKGYDLKPFYFTAGKYAKKHFSVSDDLVAIYIYDAKNYIVSSYRKSVVYYPYNLYESQEDTNSDVIRAYADGGDTGLLITGYTNEAAGRQIVHMVLKLHSYSDNQEQYGYLVCDFDSSVFSDIMKKYSPSDDVLMWLQPEGDKVITGIGSNQGGEALYGYISHTIEKAMSKDDLSFDVEYDDFYLTSRSFDQHRLSAYILTPMSLALATQNTLFRTLIITSIIMMLFTFLVSSFIARFYSKSVEDMQKTVYRIRNGETELRLSPQKGAIKELEILGTEFNDLLNKINQMIAEKYENQLLMERTEYQALQAQINPHFLYNTLDTMSGIANSQNCTMVSGLCQSLSAIFRYSLDISDELSTIENELAHVRNYLYVMDVRNGNSIQHEFDIKSEVLQDQIPRITIQPIVENSINHGLRYLKRKDKKLFIKAEHAKEGAKEYLKISIEDNGIGMDADSLNEELGKNSISRVEKGKSIGILNVNARIKKAFGYDYGIHVDSENNVGTKVVIKLPVIQIQRGEEVV; encoded by the coding sequence GTGAATACTAAGAAATGGACTATGCGTCATGTGATCATGGCAATAAGTACGTCGTGTACTATTGTTGCTCTGGTCCTTCTTACAGTTTTTTTCTATATGACATCTCATCGTCAGATCAGCGATGAAAGCATCAAAGACAGCACCAGAACCTTAGAGCGTATGGAGACTGAGCTTGAATCAAGGATCCGTACACTTAGTGTTCAGATGCAGACGATCTATTCCGAGACCGAGCTTATGTCAGAGCTCCAGCGCAAGACCGAAGGCAAAGGCTATGACCTTAAACCCTTCTACTTTACTGCCGGGAAGTATGCCAAGAAGCATTTTTCTGTTTCAGATGATCTTGTTGCCATCTATATCTACGATGCCAAAAATTATATTGTCAGTTCTTATCGCAAATCAGTAGTTTATTACCCATACAATCTATATGAAAGTCAGGAAGATACCAACAGTGACGTGATCCGCGCCTATGCAGACGGGGGAGACACCGGGCTTCTTATCACAGGATATACCAATGAAGCTGCCGGCAGGCAGATAGTTCACATGGTACTCAAACTCCACAGTTATTCTGATAACCAGGAGCAGTACGGCTATCTTGTATGTGACTTCGACAGCAGCGTTTTTTCCGACATTATGAAAAAATATTCGCCCTCAGATGATGTACTTATGTGGTTACAGCCTGAAGGTGATAAGGTTATCACAGGTATTGGCAGTAACCAGGGGGGAGAGGCACTTTACGGCTATATCAGTCACACGATAGAAAAGGCTATGTCCAAAGATGACCTTTCTTTTGACGTAGAGTATGATGACTTTTACCTTACTTCAAGATCCTTCGATCAGCATAGGCTGAGCGCATATATACTGACCCCGATGTCCCTTGCCCTTGCGACTCAGAATACCCTGTTCAGGACGCTTATAATCACATCCATCATCATGATGCTTTTTACATTCCTCGTCAGTTCCTTCATCGCGCGATTTTATTCAAAGTCGGTTGAGGATATGCAAAAGACTGTATATCGCATCAGAAACGGTGAGACAGAGCTTCGTCTTTCGCCGCAAAAGGGTGCTATCAAGGAGCTTGAGATACTTGGTACTGAGTTCAATGACCTTCTTAACAAGATAAATCAGATGATCGCAGAGAAGTACGAGAACCAGCTCCTCATGGAAAGAACTGAGTATCAGGCGCTTCAGGCCCAGATCAATCCGCACTTTTTGTATAACACACTTGATACCATGTCAGGAATCGCCAATTCTCAGAACTGCACGATGGTAAGCGGATTGTGCCAGTCGCTGTCAGCTATTTTCAGGTACAGCCTTGATATATCAGATGAGCTTTCCACAATAGAAAATGAGCTTGCGCATGTGCGTAACTATCTATACGTAATGGATGTAAGAAATGGAAATAGTATACAGCACGAGTTCGATATAAAAAGTGAAGTTCTTCAGGACCAGATCCCCAGGATAACGATCCAGCCTATAGTTGAGAACTCTATCAATCATGGACTCCGGTATCTTAAGAGAAAAGACAAAAAGCTTTTTATCAAAGCAGAGCATGCCAAAGAGGGGGCTAAAGAGTATCTTAAGATATCCATTGAAGATAACGGAATCGGAATGGATGCAGATAGTCTTAACGAAGAACTTGGCAAAAACAGTATCTCCAGAGTTGAAAAAGGTAAGTCCATAGGAATCCTTAATGTTAACGCAAGGATCAAGAAGGCCTTTGGATATGACTACGGAATACATGTTGACAGCGAAAACAATGTTGGTACAAAGGTAGTTATCAAACTGCCTGTAATACAGATTCAAAGGGGGGAAGAAGTTGTCTAA